tcagaaaaaagttaaaaagtgcAAGTAAAATGGCAGCGTTCGGTCCGCATAACACCGTTCGAAtagtaagtattttttatactacctattcttatgttattttatattaacttatattaatttatattaatattttttacagtgtttATCTAAACCGGAAACGAGAATAGCACTGCCCAACATGCCAGCGCTGGGTTTATACCTGTAAAAAGTCAGCAGGCGGTGCGCACAGCAAAGCGCCACCCAAAGACGTTTCCGCGCCTCAGCAGGAACGCATACGTGCGAATACCTGCTAGCATTGTAAGTACCCTTTTTCTACAAATACATTGTTTttgtaattgataattttatatttttacatgtttttttatagtgtTACCGTTGCGGACTCGTCACCGGGCGCACAGTAGTCAACGTCCGCGGTTACGTGGATGTAGCTGCTCATCAATTAAAAGTAAGAAACACGCGAGACTTCACGCGGCGGTATAATGATTGGTTATGGCGAGAGGAAGGCAAAGGCGAGGATGAAGACGAATACGACCTCTTCGATCTGTTCGATTTGCGATACCTCTTTGGAGATGAAGAAGTCGAAGAGGGTGAAATAGAACGAGACTGGGAGTTCGacatgtatttaaaaactatagtTAATTGGATAgataagatttataatagagagtaagaaaattatatttttatattatttactaattatatgtatttcaatttttttatatatttatatattttatatattcatatattttttatatattcatatattttccttttttctattagatttagcttattataatataaaatattataattttattctatcacattatgttattgtaatattaattgtaatattaatgttttaaatattttaaatatatatatattatacatatattgcatatcttttttattcatcCTTCAATCCTGCATGATAtcctattttctttctttcatctCACTCGCAATCGTCGATACGTTTATTTTCTCCATACACTGCGtttacacacacgcacgcacacacgcacgtacacacacCTTCTCTAGCACGCGACCGTCgatatacttttttctctatacACTGTTCACACATACGCGCACATACTCACGCCTTCTCTAGTACGCACACGCGTTTAAGCGCCTTCTCTAGCACTCATACACGTGTAACCGTCTTCTCTATTACGTATACACATGCGCAAGCGCCTTCTCtagcacgcacgcacgcacgcacgcaggcAGGCACGCATACGTTTCTTTCTCCGTACGCTGCGTTCCCACATACATACGTCTTTCTCTAGCAAGCGCTTTCTGTAGCATGCACAGGGGGCACGCATACGTTTCTTTCTCCGTGCACTGCGttcacaaacacacacacctTCTCTATCACGCACGTGCACATGTACAAAGGCGCATTCCCATAGAGCGTACGCTGCACTCACACACCTATAAATAGGACGTTCGATTCAGATATATAATCAGATTCAGAAAACATGAGATTCGTGCGACAACCTTTGACGATTTGCGTAACGAATTACGACGATAAATTACAATCGATGGGAGACGGCGGGGTGAGGCGTAAGCATGGTGCGATGCTGCCGAATACTATACGCGCCATCATTTGCGGTCCGTCAAATTGCGGTAAAACCAACGTTCTGATAAATTTGTTGGAATGTCCGCACGGTGTACATTTCgagaacgtgtacgtgtactcgAAATCGCTACAACAGCCGAAATATCGGTATCTGGAGAATTTGTTGTCGTCGATGGACGAGATCGGTTACTTTACGTTCTCCAATAACAGTGACGTCATTCCACCGAGCGAGGCGCGTCCAAACTCAATTTTCGTCTTCGATGACGTTGCGTGCGATAAGCAGGATGTCgtgagagaatatttttcaatgggTAGACACTCGAACGTCGACTGCTTTTATCTCTGTCAGTCGTACGCGAGAATAcctaaacatcttatacgcgacaacGCCAACCTGCTGATCCTGTTTAAGCAGGACAGTACCAACTTGAAACACGTGTACAACGATCACGTAAACACCGACATGTCGTATGATGATTTTAGTGAATTATGTCGCGATTGTTGGCAGCGTGATTATGGATTTTTGATGATAGACAAGGACAGTGCACTTGCTAACGGGCGATACAGAAGAGGATTTAACGAGTTTGCAGTACCGCGGAACGGTTAGTCGTTATTGATACCTTGTCGGGGTGAAACGTACGATCAACACTCTCTGTTAACATGGCTGAGAACAAAGATATACGTGAGCGCGAGAAAATCGCGAAGGAGATTGAAAAAACGAGCGAATCGATTCGAAAGAAACATCGTGCTCTAAAAACCGGCAGGATCGAAGAGGATATCGCGACTAAGAGACACTTTGAACCGTTGATCGAACCGCTGCAAAAGATTATTGACAATTCTGGCGTACGCGCGATAAAAGAGGAGCCGATCGATAACGTTTCGTTCACCCGTAAACGTGAGAAGGAAGAGGGGGAAGAATATGCCAGTAAGAGAAAACGGTCGAACGTCTCGTTCGATATCTCTGCGACACCGCAAAAATCTAAtcatttacaaatttcaaacGACGTACCGATGATAACCTCCACACCACGTCCCACAACCGTACAACCGATAGAATCGCTTGAGAATGTTTTCGAAACGACGGATGACTCGCTTGCGACGATTGTTCGAAATCAGTTACAGACGTCGCAAGGACGAAAAGCTTTACAAGCTCAATTTGGTCCGCTGGGTCAAAAATATGTCGTGACTGTCCTGAGCGGTAACCGAGAAAGCGATGTAAACATAGACAATATATACGGTGTTCGTCTCGAGAATAATGGAATGATGCTCGGTAATAAACATTTCGATGTGGACAACgaggataatataattatcgacAATGTACGTTACGCTGGTACACCTGGTCTTTACGAATTGATCTTCAAGAAAATTCCCGCCGATGACATCTACACAGATGATGATTTACAAAAGTACAAAAGCATATTGTTTGCTACAAACGTGCATAGACGCAATTACGCCAAGGACAGTCAACTACGGAGCAACAGAGGATACAAGTACAAACACCTGATCGCACCGTTGATGTCGATCGAACCTACGCCGAAAACGAAGAAATCTGGAAAGGGATTACCTCACGCTATGACGTTAAATGATAACGCGATCGATTACGTGCACTGGGACAATCCCAATGAACTGGTAGATCGTCTGCGATTACTCGAAGCATCGCGTCGAGCCGGTCACAACGCACACGACAACGAGATTCTGTCCATCATCGAGGAACTTCGCGAAGCgggtcttattataaattaacctGCGTAATCGCGAAACGTGTCAGTCGATTGATTGATGTCACCCATATCGTATCaagattaaaaacaatgaGTAATAACGAACGGCGAAAAGACGGTTACGAACGTTTAACGAACAATTTTGATCGGTTCCTGAATCAACAGCGGACGGTTCAGGAACGGTTGTCGGATAGCTATCGAACGGTGCAGGATCGCTATCAAACGACTCGGGAACGATTGTCGGACGGTTATCGAACGGTTGTAAATCAAGTCAGGAATAGTTACGAACGATTGTCTGATCGATCGGTACCGGAAGACAAAGAACCACTGCTGAAAGACGATAGAAAGCAGTGATAAAAGATAATTcaaacgtgaaacgaacgcgAAAGAACGGGTACAGAACAGAATccaaacagaaaaaaacagaaaaagaacagaaagaaacaggaaaagaacagaaaaaaacaggaatGGAACAGGGAAAGAACAGAAACGGAATAGAGAAAACAGGAACGgaacgggtacagaacggAAACGGAACGAAAAAAAACAGGATTAGAACggaaaaagaacagaaacggaacagaatggaacagaaaaaaacaagaacggaacgggtacagaacggAAACGGAACGGAAAAAAACGGGATTAGAACGGGAAAAGAACAGAAACGGAACAGaactgaacagaaaaaaacgggAACGGAACGGGTACAAAACGGAaacggaacagaaaaaaacaggaacggaacgggtacagaacgggTACGGAACAGAAAAGAACGGGAACAGAACAGGGAAAGAACAGAAACGGAACAGAAAAAACAGCGAAAGAACAGAAATGGAACAGAAatggaacagaaaaaaacgggAACAGAACAGACAAAGAACGGAAACGGAATAGAAAAAACAGGAACGATCGGTATGCGATCCATGAAACCGTTAAAATCCAATATTAGTTCCGAAAGGCGACGACTCGTCGAGGAACTGCATGCTccggcgagaagaaattttcaacGAAGACACGTCATAGTTCGAGGCTACGACGATCTATGGCAGGCTGATATCGTCGAGATGATTCCGTACTCACGTATTAACAGAGGCTACCACTACATACTCACCGTCATCGATGTGTTGAGCAAACACGCGTGGGCCATTCCGCTCAAGAGCAAGGGTGGAAGCGAGACAGCTGATGCTATCGTCGAGATAATTCGAGAGAGCGCAAGATGTCCGAAAAATTTACAGACTGATAAGGGAAAAGAGTTTTACAATGCCGAtgtgcagaaaatattgaaaaaacatgatattaatcattattccaCGTACTCGGTAATGAAGGCATCGGTTGTCGAACGGTTTAACCGTACGCTGAAAAACGACATGTGGAAGAAGTTTACACTCAACGGCAATTACAAGTGGATTGACCTGTTACCGGATCTCGTGTCAAATTACAACTCTCGGAAACACCGAACTATCGGTATGCGACCCGTCGACGTAACCCCTGCTGTGGCTGAAAGACTCTTGAATACGGTGTACAGCTCGATAAAGATTGCTGGTCGAGCGAAATTTAAAGTCGGTGACTCTGTACGCGTGAGCAAATTTAAGACAGTCTTTGAAAAGGGTTACACACCGAATTGGACAACCGaggtgtttaaaattattaaagtacagcATACCAATCCCGTAACTTATTTACTAGAGGATTATCGCGGAACATCTATAGTtggagcgttctacgagcACGAGTTGCATCGTGCGACTCACCCGGACGTTTATCTCGTGGAGAAAGTATTGCGCAGGAAGGGTGACAAGGTTTACGTCAAGTGgttgggattcgatggatcacATAATTCGTGGATTCACAAAGACAAtgttatataagaatattttctttattataatcatataaaagtgtaatgtaaacttataaaaataaaaatacagttttttataataagtggTGTATATATACGAGACTTCTTTATTACCTATCCATCCATTCATCAtccttaatacattttcttattaatacgtattataaaatgtataatgtaatcaactttaattaatttttcatagaaaattaacatataaaatgcatactataaaatacaaattacaatagtataaaatacaaattacaatagtataaaaagactcacaaaaatacataaaatgtaatatatgtgtataatataaaatacatgaagcgctaaatgtaa
This genomic interval from Monomorium pharaonis isolate MP-MQ-018 unplaced genomic scaffold, ASM1337386v2 scaffold_532, whole genome shotgun sequence contains the following:
- the LOC118648602 gene encoding uncharacterized protein LOC118648602: MEQGKNRNGIEKTGTERVQNGNGTKKNRIRTEKEQKRNRMEQKKTRTERVQNGNGTEKNGIRTGKEQKRNRTEQKKTGTERVQNGNGTEKNRNGTGTERVRNRKEREQNRERTETEQKKQRKNRNGTEMEQKKTGTEQTKNGNGIEKTGTIGMRSMKPLKSNISSERRRLVEELHAPARRNFQRRHVIVRGYDDLWQADIVEMIPYSRINRGYHYILTVIDVLSKHAWAIPLKSKGGSETADAIVEIIRESARCPKNLQTDKGKEFYNADVQKILKKHDINHYSTYSVMKASVVERFNRTLKNDMWKKFTLNGNYKWIDLLPDLVSNYNSRKHRTIGMRPVDVTPAVAERLLNTVYSSIKIAGRAKFKVGDSVRVSKFKTVFEKGYTPNWTTEVFKIIKVQHTNPVTYLLEDYRGTSIVGAFYEHELHRATHPDVYLVEKVLRRKGDKVYVKWLGFDGSHNSWIHKDNVI